Proteins encoded by one window of Halomonas chromatireducens:
- a CDS encoding ABC transporter permease: protein MPLHILLPSLVVAAAMLVPLLYLGLRAFEADSATLVDLVLRPRNLQLLINTLALAAGVVVLTTVMAFPLAWLVTRTDIRFKRALTIMGVIPLAVPGYVMAYALIGLGGNYGVLAQLTGIQLPRIQGYLGATLALSLYTFPYLFLNLRTALSGLDGNLEESARSLGYTQGEILRKVTLPHLMPSLMAGWLVITLYVLGDFGAVALMRYEAFSYAIYTQYSGAFDRIYAAWLAIMLLAVAASFVMLDSLVLKRKLARVGTGVARPLRPTPLGRTRWLAWPYLIVLFGISIGLPVMILGYWLLLAPPDMSFFARVPGTFLRSAGAALPAALLAAAFALPLAFLTVRYRSPFSTLIERSAYIGYALPPLALGLAMVFFSLRTAPFLYQTLALLIITWAMASLALALGPIRNSLLQTRPSMEQASHSLGHGPASTFIHVIFPRLRRGILAGVVLVFVLCMKELPITFMLAPTGYTTLAVTVFTRTSEGMLAEAAPFAAAIVVFSSLSVGLLLTKEGK from the coding sequence GTGCCGCTGCACATCCTGCTGCCGTCGCTGGTCGTTGCTGCTGCCATGCTGGTGCCGCTGCTCTATCTGGGCCTGCGGGCCTTCGAAGCTGACAGCGCCACGCTTGTCGATCTGGTCTTGCGTCCCCGCAACCTCCAATTGCTGATCAACACTCTGGCCCTGGCCGCAGGCGTGGTGGTCTTGACCACCGTCATGGCTTTCCCGCTGGCCTGGCTGGTCACACGCACCGATATTCGCTTCAAGCGAGCCCTGACTATCATGGGCGTCATCCCGCTGGCCGTGCCGGGCTACGTAATGGCCTATGCGCTGATCGGCCTGGGTGGCAACTACGGGGTGCTGGCCCAGCTCACCGGTATTCAGCTGCCACGCATTCAAGGCTACCTCGGCGCCACCCTGGCGCTGTCGCTCTACACTTTTCCCTATCTCTTCCTCAACCTGCGCACGGCCCTTTCCGGCCTGGACGGCAACCTGGAAGAGAGCGCACGCAGCCTGGGTTACACCCAGGGCGAGATTCTGCGCAAGGTGACGCTGCCTCACCTGATGCCGTCGTTGATGGCCGGCTGGCTGGTGATCACCCTCTACGTGCTGGGCGACTTCGGTGCCGTTGCGCTGATGCGATACGAAGCCTTCAGCTACGCCATCTATACCCAGTACTCCGGCGCCTTCGATCGCATCTATGCCGCCTGGCTCGCCATCATGCTGCTGGCAGTAGCAGCCAGCTTCGTGATGCTCGACAGCCTGGTGCTCAAGCGTAAGCTGGCCCGTGTCGGTACCGGCGTGGCGCGGCCGCTGCGCCCTACCCCCCTGGGCAGGACCCGCTGGCTGGCCTGGCCCTACCTGATCGTGCTGTTCGGTATCTCCATCGGCCTGCCGGTGATGATTCTCGGCTACTGGCTGCTGCTCGCGCCCCCCGACATGAGCTTCTTCGCCCGGGTGCCGGGGACCTTCCTGCGCTCTGCGGGCGCCGCACTGCCAGCCGCACTGCTGGCGGCCGCTTTCGCCCTGCCCCTGGCCTTCCTTACGGTACGCTACCGCTCTCCCTTCTCGACGCTGATCGAGCGCTCGGCCTATATCGGCTATGCCCTGCCGCCACTGGCGCTGGGCCTGGCCATGGTGTTCTTTTCGCTGCGTACTGCACCGTTTCTCTACCAGACCCTGGCACTGCTGATCATTACCTGGGCCATGGCATCCCTGGCGCTGGCGCTGGGGCCGATCCGCAACTCGCTGCTACAGACCCGGCCCAGCATGGAGCAGGCTTCCCACTCGCTGGGCCATGGCCCAGCGAGCACCTTCATCCATGTGATCTTCCCACGCCTGCGGCGCGGCATCCTGGCCGGCGTCGTACTGGTCTTCGTACTCTGCATGAAGGAGCTGCCGATCACCTTCATGCTGGCCCCCACCGGCTATACCACGCTGGCGGTCACCGTATTCACCCGTACCTCGGAAGGCATGTTGGCCGAAGCGGCGCCCTTCGCCGCCGCCATCGTGGTGTTCTCGAGCCTGTCCGTGGGCCTTCTGCTCACCAAGGAGGGCAAATGA